From Gemmatimonadaceae bacterium, a single genomic window includes:
- a CDS encoding polysaccharide deacetylase family protein, with product MTPPCILCYHKVDRRVEFGVTRLSPRRFARQMERLARTGYTTLTLAELRACLTGVRRPARTEIAITFDDGYRALRDHAFPVLAAHGFTAICFVVTDYAGKLNRWDVAYGGRRFAHLAWRDMRRWQSRGIEFGSHTATHPRLTWLDEREVTRELAQSRGDLRAALDVDPYALSWPFGAHAQRERAIAQREGYELAFTIGGARSCTGDLFAVPRHPVYMWSPPMPGVGHLRRADALAGTLANRCAIGTSIIRRRSGADAVRSRLREVAPAVE from the coding sequence GTGACGCCGCCGTGCATCCTGTGCTACCACAAGGTCGACCGGCGCGTTGAGTTCGGCGTCACGCGCCTGTCGCCCCGGCGGTTCGCTCGGCAAATGGAGCGGCTCGCGCGCACGGGATACACCACCCTCACGCTCGCCGAGCTCCGTGCGTGCCTAACGGGCGTCCGGCGGCCCGCGCGCACCGAGATCGCGATCACGTTCGACGACGGCTATCGGGCACTGCGCGACCACGCGTTCCCGGTGCTCGCCGCGCACGGCTTCACCGCGATCTGTTTCGTCGTCACGGACTATGCGGGGAAGCTCAACCGCTGGGACGTGGCGTACGGCGGCCGCCGATTCGCGCACCTCGCGTGGCGCGACATGCGGCGCTGGCAATCACGCGGCATCGAGTTCGGGTCGCATACTGCGACGCACCCGCGTCTCACGTGGCTCGACGAACGCGAGGTGACGCGCGAGCTCGCGCAATCCCGCGGCGACCTGCGCGCGGCACTCGATGTTGACCCGTACGCTCTGAGCTGGCCGTTCGGCGCGCACGCCCAACGCGAGCGTGCGATTGCCCAACGCGAGGGCTACGAGCTCGCGTTCACGATCGGCGGCGCACGGAGCTGCACCGGCGACCTGTTCGCGGTCCCCCGACACCCGGTCTATATGTGGTCGCCGCCGATGCCCGGCGTCGGGCATCTTCGGCGCGCCGACGCACTCGCGGGCACCCTCGCCAATCGGTGCGCGATTGGTACGTCGATTATTCGGCGCCGCAGCGGAGCAGACGCGGTGCGCAGTCGCCTGCGGGAGGTAGCACCAGCTGTAGAGTAG
- a CDS encoding NAD(P)/FAD-dependent oxidoreductase: MSSRRCDVLVVGAGPAGLIAARDLAAAAPDLDVMVLERDRAVGAPIRCGEGVGHGGIAEFMDPRDAPWVSRRITRVVFVAPDGTQVRVAEGDVGYVLDRSRLEPAIAEQAGRLGAEVVIATEATGVTRTEGGWRVATRGPSGSGSVDAHLVIAADGVESMVGRWAGLDTRVPARDMESCAQYVVGGIAFDPDAIYLHFGHDIAPGGYAWVFPKGVGVANVGLGIVALRGERGRSARAYLDRYLESYFPTGVRTGYTVGGVIVSPTLARTVTDAMILCGDAAHMINPLSGGGIVNAMKAGRLAAHVANAALHAGDTSAARLAKYHADWMRLLGDDHVRFYRIKEALARFDDVFFDKLARSVNRIPERRRTLGKIFARALVRHPALFPVVAKYFV, from the coding sequence GTGAGCTCTCGTCGCTGCGACGTACTCGTCGTGGGCGCAGGACCGGCTGGCTTGATTGCCGCCCGCGACCTTGCTGCCGCTGCGCCGGACCTCGACGTGATGGTGCTCGAGCGCGACCGCGCGGTCGGCGCGCCGATCCGCTGCGGCGAGGGCGTTGGCCACGGCGGCATCGCCGAGTTCATGGACCCACGGGACGCGCCGTGGGTGTCGCGACGCATCACGCGGGTGGTATTCGTCGCGCCGGACGGCACCCAGGTGCGCGTGGCCGAGGGCGACGTGGGCTACGTGCTCGACCGGTCGCGCCTGGAGCCGGCGATCGCCGAGCAAGCAGGCCGGCTCGGCGCCGAGGTCGTGATCGCGACCGAGGCGACGGGTGTCACCCGCACCGAGGGTGGTTGGCGCGTGGCGACTCGGGGTCCCTCGGGCTCCGGCAGCGTAGACGCGCACCTCGTGATCGCGGCCGACGGCGTGGAGAGTATGGTCGGGCGCTGGGCGGGTCTCGACACGCGCGTGCCGGCCCGCGACATGGAGAGCTGCGCGCAGTACGTGGTGGGCGGGATCGCGTTCGATCCGGACGCGATCTACCTGCACTTTGGCCACGATATCGCACCCGGCGGCTACGCGTGGGTGTTTCCGAAGGGCGTCGGCGTGGCGAACGTCGGACTCGGGATCGTCGCCCTGCGCGGCGAGCGCGGGCGGAGCGCGCGCGCGTATCTCGATCGATATCTCGAGTCCTATTTCCCCACGGGTGTGCGCACGGGCTACACGGTGGGTGGGGTGATCGTATCGCCGACGCTCGCGCGCACGGTGACCGACGCGATGATTCTCTGCGGCGACGCGGCGCACATGATCAATCCGTTGTCGGGCGGCGGGATCGTAAACGCGATGAAGGCCGGCCGACTGGCGGCGCACGTTGCCAACGCGGCGCTGCACGCGGGCGACACGAGCGCTGCGCGCCTCGCAAAGTACCACGCCGACTGGATGCGTCTGTTAGGCGACGACCACGTGCGCTTCTATCGGATCAAGGAAGCTCTGGCGCGGTTCGACGACGTGTTCTTCGACAAGCTGGCACGGTCGGTGAATCGAATTCCGGAAAGGCGCCGCACCCTAGGCAAGATTTTCGCGCGCGCCCTCGTGAGGCACCCGGCGCTGTTTCCCGTCGTGGCCAAGTACTTCGTTTAG
- a CDS encoding rod shape-determining protein, with translation MRWPLFKAGSLFPANAIAVDLGTANTLIYVKGEGIVLNEPSVVAIDRASGKIKGVGLEAKRMLGRTPDGVQAVRPMKDGVIADFDVTEKMLRYFLTLIIDNHVFKVKPRVIVCVPSGITEVEKRAVRDSALGAGAKEVFMVAEPMAAAIGVGLPVETPTGNMVIDIGGGTTEIAVIALSGIVSDTSIRTGGDELDTAIVQFMRKNYNLLIGEPTAEQIKIQIGSAAPVGEEREMEVKGRDLVSGIPKTVRVHSSEIREAIQEPIQQIVDAVRRALEITPPELASDIVDRGIVMTGGGALIRGLDLLLSQETNLPIHVDEDPLTCVVRGTGRILDDEDKYWSVLQS, from the coding sequence ATGCGCTGGCCCCTCTTCAAGGCGGGATCCCTTTTTCCCGCAAACGCGATCGCCGTCGACCTCGGTACGGCGAACACCCTCATCTACGTGAAGGGCGAGGGGATCGTGCTCAACGAACCCTCGGTGGTCGCGATCGATCGCGCCTCGGGCAAGATCAAAGGCGTGGGACTCGAGGCCAAGCGCATGTTAGGCAGGACGCCCGATGGCGTCCAGGCCGTGCGTCCGATGAAGGACGGCGTCATCGCCGACTTCGACGTGACGGAAAAGATGCTCCGCTATTTCCTCACGCTCATCATCGACAACCACGTGTTCAAGGTGAAGCCGCGCGTCATCGTGTGCGTGCCGAGCGGCATCACCGAAGTGGAGAAGCGCGCGGTGCGCGACTCCGCGTTAGGCGCGGGCGCCAAAGAAGTCTTCATGGTGGCCGAGCCCATGGCGGCGGCCATCGGCGTCGGGCTGCCGGTCGAAACGCCCACCGGCAACATGGTGATCGACATCGGCGGCGGCACCACCGAAATCGCGGTCATCGCGCTCTCCGGCATCGTGAGCGACACGTCCATCCGCACCGGCGGCGACGAGCTCGACACGGCCATCGTGCAGTTCATGCGCAAGAACTACAACCTCCTCATCGGCGAGCCCACGGCCGAGCAGATCAAGATCCAGATTGGGTCGGCGGCGCCGGTGGGTGAAGAGCGCGAGATGGAAGTGAAGGGACGCGACCTGGTGTCGGGCATCCCGAAAACCGTACGCGTCCACTCGAGCGAGATCCGCGAAGCGATCCAGGAGCCCATCCAGCAGATCGTCGACGCGGTGCGCCGCGCCCTCGAGATTACCCCGCCCGAGCTGGCGAGTGACATTGTGGACCGCGGAATCGTGATGACGGGCGGCGGCGCGCTCATCCGCGGCCTGGATCTGCTCCTCAGCCAAGAGACCAACTTGCCGATTCACGTGGACGAAGATCCGCTCACCTGCGTGGTGCGGGGAACCGGCCGGATCCTGGACGACGAGGACAAGTACTGGTCTGTTCTCCAGTCGTGA
- the mreC gene encoding rod shape-determining protein MreC, whose translation MTNVSRTYGRRDSILFVVCVVLAFVAQFLPEHFRDPLTAALRHTVLAPLVSLQHDAEMTRQAWLTREARITARDSVELQAMTLDALNAENDRLRKTLELGARLKWGFVPAEALQGRDIGEEYTVTLSAGSNAGVRVFSPVVAPEGLAGMVKTVDPTMSIAIVWAHPDFRVSAMAEDGSAFGIVAAHEGSDPERYLLEMRGVPVRSTLKPGTLIVSSGLGSTFPRGIPVGTVLGELKTSELWARTYLLRPSVLPHDMSTVMILLPQRTVAGVDGVWQSGRGTDAAVKAIVAAGDSLERASRLARGDTAQADSTVRSFVAEPLRRDTVHRVRRDTLPHTMRDASRPAAVRPDSSRAPDTMHRATATPAAPPDSVTRRPR comes from the coding sequence GTGACCAACGTTTCCCGCACCTATGGTCGCCGGGACAGCATCCTGTTCGTAGTCTGTGTCGTGCTTGCCTTCGTCGCACAGTTTCTCCCCGAACATTTTCGCGATCCATTGACAGCGGCGCTGCGGCACACGGTGCTGGCGCCGCTGGTGTCGCTGCAGCACGATGCCGAGATGACGCGCCAGGCGTGGCTCACACGCGAGGCGCGCATCACGGCGCGCGACAGCGTCGAGCTGCAAGCGATGACCCTGGATGCGCTCAACGCCGAAAACGACCGGTTGCGCAAGACGCTCGAGTTAGGCGCGCGCCTCAAGTGGGGATTCGTGCCGGCGGAGGCGCTCCAGGGCCGCGACATCGGCGAAGAGTACACGGTGACGTTGTCGGCGGGGTCGAACGCCGGCGTGCGGGTGTTCAGCCCGGTGGTGGCGCCCGAAGGGCTCGCCGGCATGGTGAAAACCGTGGATCCGACGATGAGCATCGCGATCGTCTGGGCGCATCCGGATTTCCGCGTGAGCGCGATGGCCGAAGATGGCAGCGCGTTTGGCATCGTCGCGGCGCACGAAGGCAGCGATCCCGAGCGGTACTTGCTGGAGATGCGCGGCGTGCCGGTGCGGAGCACCCTCAAGCCGGGCACCCTCATCGTGAGCTCCGGACTTGGCAGCACGTTTCCGCGCGGCATCCCCGTGGGCACCGTGTTAGGCGAGCTCAAGACGTCGGAGCTGTGGGCGCGAACGTATCTGTTGCGGCCGTCGGTACTGCCGCACGACATGTCGACCGTGATGATCCTCCTGCCGCAGCGCACGGTGGCGGGCGTCGATGGCGTGTGGCAGAGCGGACGCGGCACAGACGCCGCGGTCAAGGCCATCGTGGCGGCGGGCGACTCACTCGAACGCGCATCGCGTCTCGCTCGCGGCGACACGGCGCAGGCCGACAGCACCGTTCGCTCCTTCGTGGCGGAGCCGCTGCGCCGCGACACCGTGCACCGGGTCCGGCGCGACACGCTGCCGCACACGATGCGCGACGCCTCGCGGCCGGCAGCCGTCAGGCCGGATTCGTCGCGTGCGCCGGACACGATGCATCGCGCGACGGCGACGCCGGCCGCGCCGCCGGACAGCGTCACGAGGCGCCCCCGATGA
- the mreD gene encoding rod shape-determining protein MreD, protein MRPTDLARTILAFVVLVLLHYTLRPMLGWHASPDFLLIALLLVAIRVRPGSAALLGLVMGLVADSLEPHAFGAGALGMCLVGFGASWLKAVFFADDVVLNALFFFCGKWAFDVIVLLAAHQMSGGALLVELLVWSPLKGVVTALFGLLTLLILRPILRAPAT, encoded by the coding sequence ATGAGGCCGACCGATCTCGCGCGGACGATCCTCGCCTTCGTCGTGCTGGTCCTGTTGCACTACACGCTCCGGCCGATGCTCGGCTGGCACGCCAGTCCCGACTTTCTCCTCATCGCGCTGCTCCTCGTCGCGATCCGGGTGCGTCCGGGCAGCGCGGCGCTCCTCGGCCTCGTGATGGGCCTCGTGGCCGATTCGTTGGAGCCGCACGCGTTCGGCGCCGGCGCGTTAGGCATGTGCCTGGTCGGGTTCGGCGCGTCGTGGCTCAAGGCGGTGTTCTTCGCCGACGACGTGGTGCTCAACGCGTTGTTCTTCTTCTGCGGCAAGTGGGCGTTCGATGTGATCGTGCTGTTGGCGGCGCACCAGATGTCCGGCGGCGCGTTGTTGGTCGAACTGCTGGTGTGGTCGCCGCTCAAAGGCGTCGTCACCGCATTGTTCGGATTGCTGACGCTCCTCATTCTGCGCCCCATTCTGCGGGCGCCGGCGACGTGA
- the mrdA gene encoding penicillin-binding protein 2 → MSFHPNEVARRGRVVSGALAVLFVLLLGAFFRTQIVENSRYALQSEENRLREVPLPAPRGIIYDRHNEVLAENVPGYSVSLLSPSADSLRASLERLATMVPLSPEEIDLSVRRYRRAPYRPTVVLSDASFDVVSVLEERRIEFPGLIIQSAPKRYYPDGAAVASFMGYVGEITEAELASPDYRGYKTGQQVGKGGLEKEYEDSLRGTEGVRFVEVDARGRVVREAGARQDLLPKSGPPLYTNIDLELQKYTASLFADSLQGGAIALDPKTGGVLALYSAPSYDPNRFIGGIPQDLWKALNDDPRRPLYNKVIQGRYPPGSTWKLATAAIALESGIVTLDDRMPEPCTGGFQFGNRYFKCWNHKGHGDLTLAQAIEQSCDVYFYQLGLKVGLTRLVAGGIRFGGRDRSGIDLPDESRPLFPYADAEEYYDRKYGKRGWSQAVLLNLAIGQGENAQTVANMARFYTALATDGTESRPEIARHKPDRTRVFTLSEDQFAGLRAALAGVVSSGTARSAQIHGTVLAGKTGSAQNSQDRTRDHAWFVGFAPADDPKIVVAVLIEFGGHGARAARIASEIIQSYLKVAPAEHINTEG, encoded by the coding sequence GTGAGCTTCCATCCGAACGAAGTCGCGCGCCGCGGCCGCGTCGTCTCGGGAGCGCTGGCCGTCTTGTTCGTGCTGCTGCTGGGCGCGTTCTTCCGCACGCAGATCGTCGAGAACTCGCGCTACGCGCTGCAGTCGGAGGAGAATCGCCTGCGCGAGGTGCCGCTGCCCGCGCCGCGCGGCATCATCTACGACCGGCACAACGAGGTGCTCGCCGAGAACGTGCCCGGCTACTCGGTGTCGCTGTTGAGTCCGAGCGCCGATTCGCTGCGCGCGTCGCTCGAGCGCCTGGCCACGATGGTCCCGCTCAGCCCGGAAGAGATCGATCTTTCCGTTAGGCGGTATCGCCGCGCTCCGTATCGTCCGACCGTCGTGCTGTCGGACGCCTCGTTCGACGTCGTCTCGGTGCTCGAGGAGCGGCGCATCGAGTTTCCAGGGTTGATCATTCAGTCGGCGCCCAAACGCTACTATCCCGACGGCGCCGCGGTCGCGTCCTTCATGGGATACGTCGGCGAAATCACCGAAGCCGAGCTCGCGTCGCCGGACTATCGCGGATACAAAACCGGCCAGCAGGTAGGCAAGGGCGGTCTCGAAAAGGAGTACGAGGATTCGCTGCGCGGCACGGAGGGCGTCCGCTTCGTGGAGGTAGATGCCCGCGGGCGCGTCGTACGCGAAGCCGGCGCGCGACAGGACCTGCTCCCCAAATCCGGTCCGCCGCTCTACACGAACATCGACCTCGAGCTGCAGAAATACACGGCATCGCTCTTTGCCGACTCGCTGCAGGGCGGTGCGATCGCGCTCGATCCGAAAACCGGTGGCGTGCTCGCGCTCTACAGCGCGCCGTCGTACGATCCCAATCGCTTCATCGGCGGCATCCCGCAGGATCTCTGGAAGGCGCTCAACGATGACCCGCGGCGGCCGCTCTACAACAAGGTCATCCAGGGGCGCTATCCGCCCGGGTCGACGTGGAAGCTGGCGACGGCGGCGATCGCGCTCGAGAGCGGGATCGTGACCCTCGACGACCGCATGCCGGAGCCGTGCACGGGCGGCTTCCAGTTCGGCAACCGCTACTTCAAGTGCTGGAACCACAAAGGGCACGGCGACCTCACGCTGGCCCAGGCGATCGAGCAGTCGTGCGACGTCTATTTCTATCAGTTAGGCCTCAAAGTTGGCCTAACGCGGTTGGTCGCCGGCGGCATCCGCTTTGGCGGACGCGACCGCTCCGGCATCGACCTCCCCGATGAGTCGCGCCCGCTCTTCCCGTATGCGGACGCCGAAGAGTATTACGATCGGAAGTACGGCAAGCGCGGGTGGAGTCAGGCCGTGCTCCTCAACCTGGCCATCGGCCAGGGCGAGAACGCGCAGACGGTGGCCAACATGGCGCGCTTCTACACGGCGCTGGCCACGGACGGCACCGAGTCCCGCCCCGAAATCGCGCGGCACAAGCCCGATCGCACGCGCGTGTTCACGCTGAGCGAAGACCAGTTCGCGGGATTGCGCGCCGCGCTGGCGGGTGTGGTCTCATCGGGTACGGCGCGCAGCGCGCAGATCCACGGCACCGTGCTCGCCGGCAAGACGGGCAGCGCGCAGAACTCCCAGGACCGGACGCGCGACCACGCCTGGTTTGTCGGATTCGCACCCGCGGATGACCCCAAGATCGTCGTGGCCGTGCTGATCGAGTTCGGCGGACACGGGGCGCGCGCGGCGCGCATCGCGTCGGAGATCATTCAGTCGTACCTGAAGGTCGCGCCGGCCGAGCACATCAACACCGAGGGATGA